From Parus major isolate Abel chromosome 1A, Parus_major1.1, whole genome shotgun sequence, the proteins below share one genomic window:
- the SLC25A17 gene encoding peroxisomal membrane protein PMP34 isoform X1 — translation MAGAGAARGSLELAGAAGPPGRAEQPPRAAAMSSVASYESLVHAVSGAVGSMTAMTVFFPLDTARLRLQVDEKRKSKTTPAVLLEIIKEEGLLAPYRGWFPVISSLCCSNFVYFYTFNSLKALWVKGQHSTTGKDLVLGVVAGVVNVLLTTPLWVVNTRLKLQGAKFRNEDIVPTNYRGIIDAFHQIVRDEGVLALWNGTFPSLLLVFNPAIQFMFYEGFKRKLLKKRVQLTSLDAFVIGAIAKAVATTLTYPLQTVQSILRFGRHRLNPENRTLGSLRNVLYLLQQRVRRFGLMGLYKGLEAKLLQTVLTAALMFLVYEKLTAATFTVMGLKHSRRH, via the exons ATGGCGGGCGCGGGGGCGGCGCGCggcagcctggagctggccggggccgcggggccgccGGGCCGGGCGGAGCAGCCGCCGAGAGCCGCCGCGATGTCCTCCGTCGCCTCCTACGAGAGCCTGGTGCACGCCGTGTCCGGCGCCGTG ggcAGTATGACTGCAAtgactgtattttttcctttggataCAGCTAGGCTTAGACTTCAGG ttGATGAGAAGCGGAAGTCAAAGACAACACCGGCAGTCCTTTTGGAAATAATCAAAGAAGAAGGCCT GTTGGCACCATATCGAGGATGGTTCCCTGTTATCTCCAGCCTTTGCTGCTccaattttgtttatttttatacatttaataGTCTTAAAGCCCTCTGGGTCAAAGGCCAGCATTCAACCACTGGAAAAGACTTGGTTCTTGGGGTTGTTGCAG GAGTAGTGAATGTACTCTTGACCACCCCTCTCTGGGTGGTGAACACACGCCTGAAGCTGCAAGGtgcaaaattcagaaatgaAGACATTGTACCAACCAATTACAGAGGCATAATAG ATGCCTTTCATCAGATAGTACGAGATGAAGGAGTCTTAGCTCTGTGGAATGGTACTTTCCCCTCCTTGCTGCTGGTCTTCAATCCCGCCATACAGTTTATGTTTTATGAAGGCTTTAAACGAAAGCTTCTGAAAAAGCGGGTGCAA CTCACATCTTTGGATGCTTTTGTCATTGGTGCAATAGCCAAAGCAGTTGCCACCACCCTCACTTATCCTCTGCAGACAGTACAGTCAATTCTGCGG tttgGACGTCACAGGTTGAACCCAGAGAACCGAACACTAGGCAGTCTTAGAAATGTTCTTTACCTTCTTCAACAGAGAGTGAG GCGCTTTGGATTAATGGGACTCTATAAAGGCCTTGAAGCAAAGCTTCTGCAAACAGTCCTTACTGCTGCTCTTATGTTTCTGGTGTATGAGAAACTGACTGCTGCAACCTTCACAGTCATGGGATTAAAGCACTCGCGCAGACATTGA
- the SLC25A17 gene encoding peroxisomal membrane protein PMP34 isoform X2 — MTAMTVFFPLDTARLRLQVDEKRKSKTTPAVLLEIIKEEGLLAPYRGWFPVISSLCCSNFVYFYTFNSLKALWVKGQHSTTGKDLVLGVVAGVVNVLLTTPLWVVNTRLKLQGAKFRNEDIVPTNYRGIIDAFHQIVRDEGVLALWNGTFPSLLLVFNPAIQFMFYEGFKRKLLKKRVQLTSLDAFVIGAIAKAVATTLTYPLQTVQSILRFGRHRLNPENRTLGSLRNVLYLLQQRVRRFGLMGLYKGLEAKLLQTVLTAALMFLVYEKLTAATFTVMGLKHSRRH, encoded by the exons ATGACTGCAAtgactgtattttttcctttggataCAGCTAGGCTTAGACTTCAGG ttGATGAGAAGCGGAAGTCAAAGACAACACCGGCAGTCCTTTTGGAAATAATCAAAGAAGAAGGCCT GTTGGCACCATATCGAGGATGGTTCCCTGTTATCTCCAGCCTTTGCTGCTccaattttgtttatttttatacatttaataGTCTTAAAGCCCTCTGGGTCAAAGGCCAGCATTCAACCACTGGAAAAGACTTGGTTCTTGGGGTTGTTGCAG GAGTAGTGAATGTACTCTTGACCACCCCTCTCTGGGTGGTGAACACACGCCTGAAGCTGCAAGGtgcaaaattcagaaatgaAGACATTGTACCAACCAATTACAGAGGCATAATAG ATGCCTTTCATCAGATAGTACGAGATGAAGGAGTCTTAGCTCTGTGGAATGGTACTTTCCCCTCCTTGCTGCTGGTCTTCAATCCCGCCATACAGTTTATGTTTTATGAAGGCTTTAAACGAAAGCTTCTGAAAAAGCGGGTGCAA CTCACATCTTTGGATGCTTTTGTCATTGGTGCAATAGCCAAAGCAGTTGCCACCACCCTCACTTATCCTCTGCAGACAGTACAGTCAATTCTGCGG tttgGACGTCACAGGTTGAACCCAGAGAACCGAACACTAGGCAGTCTTAGAAATGTTCTTTACCTTCTTCAACAGAGAGTGAG GCGCTTTGGATTAATGGGACTCTATAAAGGCCTTGAAGCAAAGCTTCTGCAAACAGTCCTTACTGCTGCTCTTATGTTTCTGGTGTATGAGAAACTGACTGCTGCAACCTTCACAGTCATGGGATTAAAGCACTCGCGCAGACATTGA